The proteins below are encoded in one region of Eulemur rufifrons isolate Redbay chromosome 2, OSU_ERuf_1, whole genome shotgun sequence:
- the PAX9 gene encoding paired box protein Pax-9: MEPAFGEVNQLGGVFVNGRPLPNAIRLRIVELAQLGIRPCDISRQLRVSHGCVSKILARYNETGSILPGAIGGSKPRVTTPTVVKHIRTYKQRDPGIFAWEIRDRLLADGVCDKYNVPSVSSISRILRNKIGNLAQQGHYDSYKQHQPAPQPALPYNHIYSYPSPITAAAAKVPTPPGVPTIPGSVAMPRTWPSSHSVTDILGIRSITDQVSDSSPYHSPKVEEWSSLGRNNFPAAAPHAVNGLEKGALEQEAKYGQAPNGLPAVSSFVSASSMAPYPTPAQVSPYMTYSAAPSGYVAGHGWQHAGGTPLSPHNCDIPASLAFKGMQAAREGSHSVTASAL; this comes from the exons ATGG AGCCAGCCTTCGGGGAGGTGAACCAGCTGGGAGGAGTGTTCGTGAACGGGAGGCCCCTGCCCAACGCCATCCGGCTTCGCATCGTGGAACTGGCCCAACTGGGCATCCGACCGTGTGACATCAGCCGGCAGCTACGGGTGTCACACGGCTGCGTCAGCAAGATCCTGGCGCGGTACAACGAAACGGGCTCGATCTTGCCAGGAGCCATCGGGGGCAGCAAGCCCCGGGTCACCACCCCCACAGTGGTGAAACACATCCGGACCTACAAGCAGAGGGACCCTGGCATCTTCGCCTGGGAGATCCGGGACCGCCTGCTGGCAGACGGCGTGTGCGACAAGTACAACGTGCCCTCAGTGAGCTCCATCAGCCGCATTTTGCGCAACAAGATCGGCAACTTGGCCCAGCAGGGTCATTACGACTCATACAAGCAGCACCAGCCGGCGCCGCAGCCAGCGCTGCCCTACAACCACATCTACTCGTACCCCAGCCCCATCACAGCGGCGGCCGCCAAGGTGCCCACGCCACCCGGTGTGCCCACCATCCCCGGTTCGGTGGCCATGCCGCGCACCTGGCCCTCCTCGCACTCGGTCACTGACATCTTGGGGATCCGCTCCATCACCGATCAAG tGAGCGACAGCTCCCCCTACCACAGCCCCAAGGTGGAGGAGTGGAGCAGCCTGGGCCGCAACAACTTCCCCGCTGCTGCCCCACACGCAGTGAACGGGCTGGAGAAGGGAGCCTTGGAGCAGGAAGCCAAGTACGGTCAG GCACCAAATGGTCTCCCAGCTGTGAGCAGCTTTGTGTCAGCATCCAGCATGGCTCCTTACCCTACTCCGGCCCAAGTGTCGCCTTACATGACCTACAGCGCTGCTCCTTCTGGTTACGTTGCGGGACATGGGTGGCAACATGCCGGTGGCACCCCACTGTCCCCCCACAACTGTGACATTCCCGCGTCGCTGGCGTTCAAGGGAATGCAGGCAGCCAGAGAAGGTAGTCATTCTGTCACGGCTTCCGCACTCTGA